The genomic segment GGGTGCGCGCTCAGTGAGCAAGGAAGTAACCTGAATGTCGTTCCATCTCTTCATATTCCCCAACCTCCACTGATTTGGATATTCGCTCCGTTCACGTACCGCGCGTCTTCACTCAGCAGATAACGAACAGCTGCCACGGTGTCATCGACCGTTCCAATGTAGCCGGCGGGGATACGCTTCGTCATTGCCGCAAGTTCTTGTGGCGGCGCACTGCCAGAATCGATGAAGCCGGGCGAGATGGTATTGACGGTAATGCCATAGGGGGCCAACAACTTCGCCAAAGTACGCGTCAGGATCAGCACGCCGGCCTTGGCGATGTAGTGGGCGGTTACGTCGGGCTGTGCTTCCATCTGGTCCGCATTGGCCATGCTGAAGCTGATGATACGGCCAGCCTTGCGGGCCTTCATGCCCGGCGCGACAGCTTGAGCCAGATAGAAGATAGGATGCAAGTTGCCATCGAACATGTCGTTCCAGCCTTCGATGGTTTCGTCGAACAGGTTGATGCGATGATAGGGGCCTGCGCCATTGATCAGGACATCGATTCGCCCCCATTCCTTTTCAACCTGCGTGACCATGTTCTTGGCCGCCACGGAGTCGGAAACATCGCACCGGATGGCCAGCGCTTGTCCTCCTCGCTGCGTGATCTCCTGCGCCGTTGTCTCAGCCTCAGCTTGGCTAGCTCTGTAACAGAAGGCAATCTTCCACTGCCGGGAAGCGAGATCGAGGGCGATCCCCCGCCCGATGCCTTTCGCCCCTCCGGTGATGAGTGCGACGTGCTGGTTCATGTGGCCCCTTGGTTGAACGGTTGGGAACGCTATTATGCTCTCGAACAAAGTCGTTTGGCGAGCGCCTGCAGTACGCCGGTTGTGCGGCTTGAAAACACCCGATCATTCTTCGCCTTCTTGGCCTCGGCGTTGCAAGCTTCAATGAGGGCTTCTAGATCAGCCAGGGTATCGACGTCGCGCCACGGTTGAATCAAGGAAGCCTTGAGACCGATCGTCGCTGCTTTCTCCTGTGTGAGTCCAAGGACCTGATCGGTCGACCATGGTATGTCGGTGAAGAGTCCCGGTGCCATCCGCTTGAGGCCGATCAGATAGTACCCTCCGTCCAACGCTGGACCGAGCACAAGATCATGCATCTCCAGCGCCAGGAGGGCCAATTTGAAATGGTCGAGTGGAAGCGTCGGCACATCTGTCCCAATGAGGACGACCTGTTGGTATCCTTTCGCGAACAGCGTTGTAAAGGCCTGATTCATGCGCGCACCGAGGTCGGCGCCGACTTGATCGATCAGCTTTACGCCTTGCCGTTCCTCCATAATCTTGAAAAAGACGTGCGTCGCCGACGGGGCGCAGGCCAGATACCGATCGATTGGCAACTTCAACGTCGCGACAGCAGCTTTTGTTCGCTCTAGGGTATCAAGGACGAAGCTCCCATGGAGTGTAGTGGCTTCATCGGGAGTGAGCGGCGGGCAGAGGCGTGTCTTGACCTGGCCAGGAATCGGCGCTTTGGCAAAAACCACCAGGGCTGTCTGGTGAGGGGTTGTTGTTGGTTTCATCGGATAGTAGCGTAAAAGTTCTTGAGCCGGTGAGGGCTGACTCCTGCCCAGTACAGAAAGCGCAGGGCCCACATCAAGAGAATGGTTCTCAGCGGGCCCTGTGTATCCCACCGACGAAAGGAGGTGATGACAGCGTTCCGGAGCGCCACCGTTCGCCCCGCTTGCTGCAGCCGACTGCTGAATTCGATATCTTCCATCAGCGGAATCTCGGAAAAGCCTCCGAGCCGTTCGAACACGTGACGGCGGACAAAGAGAGCTTGGTCGCCGGTCGCGATGCCCGTCACGCGCGACCGGCGATTCATAAAGAAACTGATGACTTGGCCCCAAACCGAGGGATTGTCGAATCGAACGTTGAAACGCCCGCCCACAGCTGAGGGGTGCTTGCTCAAGGCTAGTTCTATGATCGGTCCGGCTTGTGCCGGCAACTGGGTGTCAGCATGCAGGAAGAGTAAGATCTCCCCCTGGCTGACTTTTGCCCCTTCGTTCATTTGGCGCGCGCGCCCGCGTGACGACGTCATGATGCGGGCATTGAGCGTATGGGCGCAAAATTCTTCAGCGAGGCTGACGGTGCTGTCGGTGCTGCCGCCGTCAACGATGATGATCTCCCTCAGGGCAGCCGCCGATAGGCACGCAAGGGTTTGTGGAAGGTTCTTTTCTTCGTTTAAGGTTGGAATGACGACAGTGATCGCCATCAGAGATCACGTTGTGGGTTTCTTAGGTTCGACAAACATGAAGTACATCACGATGATGATGGTGATCCAGAAGAGGATCTGCTTGTGCCAAAACAGGACTTCCCCATACTGAAAAAGGCCCAAGGCTAAGGTGATGGCAAGGGCCATGACTCCATACCGGAAGGTCGGCGTTTCAATGGCCGCATTGGCCCATATCGCCAGTCCGCCAAAATAGATGAGAAAGGGCACCAGATTGATTTCAAAGCCGCCGCTGATGGACAGAAACACATTGAGAAAGCCGATAAACATCAGCGCGGTTCCGACCATCAAGCCGATGACGTGGATCTGATGCTCGTTTCCCGCCCCTTGTTCTTCCGGTTCGGTCGGACGTGACGGGGTCAGCGATTCGTTGTGAGGCGGTGGTAAATTGGATGGAGCCATGGTTAAGCTTTAAAATGTTTACTGAGCGATAAGGTCTGTCGTTGATAGGAAGATCCCAACGAGGCTCCATAGAGCTGTGTCGGCATGCCCATCATCCTGTCATAGACGACTTTGAAGAAGGTCTGTCCGTCATGGATCAAGAATGGCACGTCGTGTGGGCGAACTTCCAGCACAACTTGTGTGCCGGTGATCTCTCCCTTCGATCCATACCCGAATCCAGGGTCGAAAAATCCCGCATAGTGAGTTCGGAGCTCCCCGCAGGCCGCTTCGTAGGCCACCATCTCGGCGGCGTAGCCGGCCGGCACGCGAATGCGTTCCTTCGAGGCCAGGATATAAAACTCTTCGGGCTCCAATAACAAGCTGTCGTGGCGATGGCGATGGAGCGGTTCCCAAAAATCAGCCGCCGCATAATGACCGACTTTCTCGAGATCGATGACGTGGCTGTTCTTCTTCGCACGGTACCCGATGATACGGGAGTCTCGCTGATCCGTGCCGGCGAGGTCAATGCGGAGGAACAATCCACGCTCAACACGAAAGTCTCGGCTGCCGACTGCCTTCGGGGGAGCCACATTATGGTACAGCAATGGTGTGTTCCGGTGAAGCGCCTGAAGCGCTCGGTCCGGTACCGTGACCTCGCCAGACACAAACCGGATTTG from the Nitrospira sp. genome contains:
- a CDS encoding SDR family oxidoreductase — translated: MNQHVALITGGAKGIGRGIALDLASRQWKIAFCYRASQAEAETTAQEITQRGGQALAIRCDVSDSVAAKNMVTQVEKEWGRIDVLINGAGPYHRINLFDETIEGWNDMFDGNLHPIFYLAQAVAPGMKARKAGRIISFSMANADQMEAQPDVTAHYIAKAGVLILTRTLAKLLAPYGITVNTISPGFIDSGSAPPQELAAMTKRIPAGYIGTVDDTVAAVRYLLSEDARYVNGANIQISGGWGI
- a CDS encoding glycosyltransferase, translated to MKPTTTPHQTALVVFAKAPIPGQVKTRLCPPLTPDEATTLHGSFVLDTLERTKAAVATLKLPIDRYLACAPSATHVFFKIMEERQGVKLIDQVGADLGARMNQAFTTLFAKGYQQVVLIGTDVPTLPLDHFKLALLALEMHDLVLGPALDGGYYLIGLKRMAPGLFTDIPWSTDQVLGLTQEKAATIGLKASLIQPWRDVDTLADLEALIEACNAEAKKAKNDRVFSSRTTGVLQALAKRLCSRA
- a CDS encoding glycosyltransferase — encoded protein: MAITVVIPTLNEEKNLPQTLACLSAAALREIIIVDGGSTDSTVSLAEEFCAHTLNARIMTSSRGRARQMNEGAKVSQGEILLFLHADTQLPAQAGPIIELALSKHPSAVGGRFNVRFDNPSVWGQVISFFMNRRSRVTGIATGDQALFVRRHVFERLGGFSEIPLMEDIEFSSRLQQAGRTVALRNAVITSFRRWDTQGPLRTILLMWALRFLYWAGVSPHRLKNFYATIR
- a CDS encoding 2'-deoxycytidine 5'-triphosphate deaminase, with the translated sequence MTTHSSRAGILPYQDIKRLIANRAISASPSIESRQIQPASLDLRLGRKAYRLISSFLPELSAISSRLNVLDFYQSDLVMYEMDLTDGAILEKGHVYLVPLLEQLALPKTIRARANPKSTTGRLDVFTRVVTDLTSGFDEIRAGYRGQLFLEVVPRSFAIKVRTGQSLNQIRFVSGEVTVPDRALQALHRNTPLLYHNVAPPKAVGSRDFRVERGLFLRIDLAGTDQRDSRIIGYRAKKNSHVIDLEKVGHYAAADFWEPLHRHRHDSLLLEPEEFYILASKERIRVPAGYAAEMVAYEAACGELRTHYAGFFDPGFGYGSKGEITGTQVVLEVRPHDVPFLIHDGQTFFKVVYDRMMGMPTQLYGASLGSSYQRQTLSLSKHFKA